One stretch of Nitratiruptor tergarcus DSM 16512 DNA includes these proteins:
- a CDS encoding alpha/beta hydrolase: MKPILVSIAVFYILFCLYLYIFQDKIIFRTDLAPREIPLDKEIKVTFLDGLEVGRVEKNSPITIFYFGGNANNALEFLHHFKHLPYNLVTFNYPGYGNSQGKPSQKAIFLAAKKVYKHYKSSKNILIGRSLGTGVASYLSIQKDVIGTILITPFHSITHLAQLQYPWCPIHLFLRHPFPNYKYLSQARVPVYVILAQHDDTTPPVTFAKLKPYIKKLVKVVTIEGAQHGDILQFEQTKKAIEEFVTELARESP, from the coding sequence ATGAAGCCCATTCTCGTTTCCATTGCAGTTTTTTATATCCTCTTTTGTCTCTATCTTTATATCTTTCAAGATAAAATCATCTTCCGTACAGACTTGGCACCAAGGGAGATACCTCTAGATAAAGAGATTAAAGTAACGTTTCTTGATGGATTAGAGGTAGGAAGAGTTGAGAAGAATAGTCCTATTACAATATTTTATTTTGGAGGAAATGCCAATAATGCACTGGAGTTTTTACACCATTTTAAACATTTACCATACAATCTTGTAACTTTCAACTATCCTGGATATGGCAATTCTCAAGGAAAACCGTCACAAAAAGCAATCTTTTTAGCAGCTAAAAAAGTCTACAAACACTATAAATCATCAAAAAATATTCTTATTGGAAGAAGTCTTGGTACTGGTGTGGCAAGTTACCTCTCTATACAAAAAGATGTAATAGGTACTATCCTCATAACCCCTTTTCACTCCATCACACATTTAGCACAACTTCAATACCCTTGGTGCCCTATTCATCTTTTTTTACGGCATCCTTTTCCAAATTATAAATACCTCTCCCAAGCGAGGGTACCTGTATATGTAATCCTTGCCCAACATGACGATACCACGCCTCCTGTTACTTTTGCAAAACTCAAACCATATATCAAAAAACTTGTAAAAGTCGTGACAATCGAAGGTGCACAGCATGGAGATATTTTACAGTTTGAGCAGACAAAAAAAGCAATTGAAGAGTTCGTTACAGAATTGGCAAGGGAGAGCCCTTAG
- the nspC gene encoding carboxynorspermidine decarboxylase — protein MIKNSNIEKVLDQIPTPCYVCEEALLERNLQILDDVQKRGGAKIILALKGFAMWSTFELAKKYLYGATASGLWEAKLAFEEFGKEVHTYSPAFKEDEIELIAKMSDHIIFNSINQLKRYKEIVKKTNPQISIGVRVNPEYSAAPVDLYNPCGAFSRLGIIKSEFVWDDTIEGLHFHALCEESAESLQDVLQAFEEKFGTYIPHCKWVNFGGGHHITKDDYNKELLIAIIKDFKKRYNVEVYLEPGEAVGWQTGPLVASVVDIIHNGMDIAILDTSAEAHMPDVLAMPYRPQIRYAGEPGKKKYTYRLGGNSCLAGDIIGDYSFDAPLQIGQKIIFEDMIHYTFVKNTTFNGIRLPSLAILRKNNQLDIIKRFDYCDYKHRLS, from the coding sequence GTGATCAAAAATAGCAACATTGAAAAAGTACTTGATCAAATCCCTACACCTTGTTATGTGTGTGAAGAGGCCCTGCTTGAGAGAAATCTTCAAATACTTGATGATGTGCAAAAACGCGGTGGTGCCAAAATAATACTGGCTCTCAAAGGCTTTGCTATGTGGAGCACTTTTGAACTCGCAAAAAAGTATCTCTATGGTGCCACTGCAAGCGGACTTTGGGAAGCCAAACTAGCTTTTGAAGAGTTTGGCAAAGAGGTGCATACCTATTCCCCCGCATTTAAAGAGGATGAGATTGAGCTCATTGCAAAGATGAGTGATCACATCATTTTTAACTCCATTAACCAATTAAAGCGCTATAAAGAGATTGTCAAAAAAACGAATCCCCAAATCTCTATAGGTGTACGCGTCAATCCTGAATACTCAGCCGCCCCAGTAGATCTCTATAATCCTTGTGGTGCTTTTAGCCGACTTGGAATTATAAAAAGCGAATTTGTCTGGGATGACACCATAGAAGGGCTCCATTTCCATGCACTTTGTGAAGAGAGTGCAGAATCGCTCCAAGATGTTTTACAAGCTTTTGAAGAGAAGTTTGGTACATATATTCCTCACTGCAAATGGGTCAATTTTGGTGGAGGACACCATATTACTAAAGATGATTACAACAAAGAACTGCTCATAGCAATTATCAAAGATTTTAAAAAGCGTTATAACGTTGAAGTCTATTTAGAGCCTGGAGAAGCAGTAGGATGGCAAACAGGACCATTGGTTGCAAGTGTAGTTGACATTATTCACAATGGCATGGATATAGCAATTCTTGATACATCTGCAGAAGCCCACATGCCAGACGTTTTAGCTATGCCCTATCGTCCGCAAATACGCTATGCAGGAGAGCCAGGAAAGAAAAAATATACCTATCGTCTAGGAGGCAATAGCTGCCTTGCAGGAGATATAATTGGGGATTACAGTTTTGATGCACCTTTGCAGATTGGACAAAAAATTATTTTTGAGGATATGATTCACTATACTTTTGTCAAAAACACTACTTTCAACGGTATCAGACTTCCAAGCCTAGCAATTTTACGAAAAAATAATCAATTAGATATCATAAAAAGATTTGATTACTGCGACTATAAACATAGACTGTCATGA
- a CDS encoding DUF4197 domain-containing protein, which produces MKKLLFLPIIALIAQAGFMDTLNNLAKDYTSNKSITNSANEEQSAIKQALKIGVKKAVTTLGKKDGFLKNPLVKIGVPKNLQIVAKTLRKVGMGKYVDEFELSMNRAAEEAVPETASILVDTIKNLKVQEAKRLITSSDNYAITNYFKTHAGKKLAQKIAPIIKKHMENENVTKYYVTMMEYYNKYASNFTNNAYAKTALGALGMSAPGEVKEKDLSSYVTNRTLEGLYTMIAQQEKNIRTNPLARSTKLLQKVFGDQK; this is translated from the coding sequence GTGAAAAAGTTACTGTTTCTTCCTATCATAGCATTGATAGCACAAGCTGGATTTATGGATACGTTAAACAATTTGGCAAAAGATTATACGAGCAATAAATCTATAACAAATAGCGCTAACGAAGAGCAAAGTGCCATCAAGCAAGCATTGAAAATCGGTGTAAAAAAAGCAGTTACAACACTTGGCAAAAAAGATGGTTTTTTGAAAAATCCTCTCGTAAAAATTGGAGTGCCCAAAAATTTGCAAATAGTAGCAAAGACACTTCGTAAAGTAGGCATGGGAAAATATGTAGATGAGTTTGAACTCTCTATGAATAGAGCTGCTGAAGAAGCAGTACCCGAGACTGCATCAATTTTAGTTGATACTATCAAAAATCTCAAAGTTCAAGAGGCAAAAAGATTAATTACAAGTAGCGACAATTACGCAATTACAAACTACTTTAAAACCCATGCAGGTAAAAAACTTGCTCAAAAAATTGCACCTATTATAAAAAAGCATATGGAAAACGAAAATGTCACAAAGTATTATGTGACTATGATGGAATACTACAATAAATATGCTAGCAATTTTACAAACAATGCATATGCCAAAACAGCCCTTGGAGCTTTAGGGATGAGTGCACCAGGTGAAGTTAAAGAAAAAGATCTCTCAAGCTATGTAACCAACCGTACACTTGAAGGACTCTACACAATGATAGCCCAGCAAGAAAAAAATATTCGCACTAATCCCCTTGCTCGTAGTACGAAACTTTTGCAAAAGGTGTTTGGTGATCAAAAATAG
- a CDS encoding saccharopine dehydrogenase family protein gives MGKVLIIGAGGVGRVVAHKCALNPDTFQHITLASRTLSKCEEIRNEIKDKWNREIDVARVDADNVNELIDLIHLVKPDLVINVALPYQDLTIMEACMETKVDYLDTANYEHPDTAKFEYKQQWALDEPFKERGIMGLLGSGFDPGVTNVFVAYAQKHYFDIIEYIDILDCNAGDHGYPFATNFNPEINIREVNSKGRYWENGKWIETEPMEIKMVWNYPEIGPKDSYLLYHEEEESLVKHIKGLKRIRFWMTFSESYLTHLRVLDNVGMTRIDPIEVDGCKVVPLHVLKALLPDPASLGARTKGKTNIGVVCEGIKDGKRRKIYIYNICDHQEAYKEVYSQCVSYTTGVPAMIGAKMMLERKWYQPGVWNMEQFDPDPFMEELNRQGLPWHVLEMEPNETREVE, from the coding sequence ATGGGAAAAGTGCTTATTATTGGTGCTGGTGGAGTTGGAAGAGTTGTAGCGCATAAATGTGCTCTCAATCCTGACACCTTTCAGCATATTACACTCGCAAGCAGAACTTTATCAAAGTGTGAAGAGATCCGCAATGAAATTAAAGATAAATGGAACCGCGAAATAGATGTGGCGCGAGTTGATGCAGACAACGTTAATGAGCTCATAGATCTTATCCATCTTGTTAAACCCGATCTCGTTATTAATGTAGCTCTGCCCTATCAAGATCTCACAATCATGGAAGCTTGTATGGAGACCAAAGTAGACTATCTTGATACTGCAAACTATGAGCATCCAGATACTGCAAAATTTGAGTATAAGCAGCAGTGGGCTTTAGATGAACCATTTAAAGAGCGTGGTATTATGGGGCTTTTGGGGAGTGGATTTGATCCTGGTGTGACCAATGTATTTGTAGCTTATGCCCAAAAGCACTACTTTGATATTATTGAATATATCGATATACTCGACTGCAATGCTGGAGATCACGGCTACCCTTTTGCTACAAACTTCAATCCTGAAATCAATATCCGTGAGGTAAATTCCAAAGGAAGATATTGGGAAAATGGCAAATGGATAGAGACTGAGCCAATGGAAATAAAAATGGTGTGGAACTATCCAGAAATTGGTCCAAAAGATAGCTATCTGCTCTACCATGAAGAGGAAGAATCACTTGTTAAGCACATTAAAGGATTAAAACGTATCCGTTTTTGGATGACATTTAGTGAGAGTTATCTTACGCACCTAAGAGTCCTCGATAATGTAGGAATGACACGCATTGACCCTATTGAAGTAGATGGTTGCAAAGTAGTGCCACTACATGTCCTTAAAGCACTCCTGCCAGATCCTGCAAGCCTTGGTGCTCGCACAAAAGGCAAAACCAATATCGGTGTAGTGTGCGAAGGTATAAAAGATGGGAAACGCCGCAAAATCTATATATACAATATCTGTGACCACCAAGAGGCATACAAAGAGGTTTACAGCCAGTGTGTGAGTTACACTACAGGTGTTCCAGCAATGATTGGCGCAAAAATGATGTTAGAGCGCAAGTGGTATCAACCAGGTGTATGGAATATGGAGCAGTTTGATCCCGATCCATTTATGGAGGAGCTCAATCGTCAAGGACTTCCATGGCATGTTTTAGAAATGGAGCCCAATGAAACGAGAGAAGTAGAGTGA
- a CDS encoding c-type cytochrome: MKKSILLLLPLILFLIAFMSKKHETKKSIVNKKHELSHTKQIDVNCSRCFEQYIEDVINNGSNIFNYPTSPMPAHTVSPEDAKKIAAFLTTLQGFKPSHPEWVIEGKYLFYGNCVGCHSNSGKGKKGYFPDLTRKPLAGIELLRRKQ; this comes from the coding sequence ATGAAAAAGAGTATATTACTATTGCTTCCTTTAATTTTGTTTCTCATTGCATTTATGAGCAAAAAGCACGAAACAAAAAAGAGCATTGTCAATAAAAAGCATGAACTTTCCCACACAAAGCAGATCGATGTAAACTGCTCTCGTTGTTTTGAACAATATATCGAAGATGTAATCAATAACGGCTCAAACATTTTTAACTACCCAACAAGTCCCATGCCAGCACATACAGTCTCTCCAGAAGATGCAAAGAAAATTGCTGCATTTCTTACTACCCTCCAAGGATTTAAACCCTCACATCCTGAGTGGGTAATAGAAGGAAAATATCTCTTTTATGGCAACTGCGTTGGATGTCACAGTAATAGTGGAAAAGGAAAAAAAGGATATTTTCCTGATCTCACACGCAAACCCCTTGCAGGTATTGAGCTATTGCGAAGGAAACAATAA
- the trxC gene encoding thioredoxin TrxC, with amino-acid sequence MTINVVCPNCLAINRIPKKDHYNKAKCGKCGYNLLDTYPIELNPTNFETILTKNDIPVIVDFWAPWCGPCRMMAPNFEAAAREFPLKAWFAKLNTEEYPQLAAHYGIRGIPTMIAFLHGEELDRISGALSAPQIVQWVQRFI; translated from the coding sequence ATGACAATCAATGTAGTATGTCCAAACTGTTTAGCAATTAACAGAATACCCAAAAAAGATCATTATAACAAAGCTAAATGTGGTAAATGTGGATATAATTTGCTTGATACGTATCCTATTGAATTGAATCCAACAAATTTTGAGACTATACTTACCAAAAATGATATTCCTGTTATTGTAGATTTTTGGGCTCCTTGGTGTGGACCTTGCCGTATGATGGCACCAAATTTTGAAGCAGCTGCAAGAGAATTTCCACTTAAAGCTTGGTTTGCTAAGCTCAATACTGAAGAGTATCCACAGCTTGCAGCACATTATGGAATTAGAGGAATTCCTACAATGATTGCTTTTTTACATGGTGAAGAGTTGGATAGAATCTCAGGAGCATTAAGTGCACCGCAAATTGTGCAGTGGGTACAAAGATTTATATAA
- a CDS encoding c-type cytochrome: protein MKKLAIIGLAAATAMTLMASDGATLYKKCAGCHGAHGEKKALGKSEVIKGWPKEKTVEALKGYKAGTRNVHGMGALMKGQVATLSDADIEAIADFISKQ from the coding sequence ATGAAAAAATTGGCAATTATAGGACTCGCAGCAGCAACTGCAATGACTCTCATGGCTTCTGATGGTGCAACACTTTACAAAAAGTGTGCAGGATGTCATGGTGCTCATGGTGAGAAAAAAGCTCTTGGCAAATCTGAAGTTATCAAAGGTTGGCCAAAAGAAAAAACTGTTGAAGCTCTCAAAGGCTACAAAGCTGGTACAAGAAATGTACACGGAATGGGCGCTTTGATGAAAGGTCAGGTTGCTACTCTTAGCGACGCTGATATTGAAGCTATCGCTGATTTCATCTCTAAGCAGTAA
- a CDS encoding cytochrome C: protein MKRIASIIFAALLGASFISTAAFASADKGQKIYQKKLKKVCGFNGAKFAAKHTQDEWEEINEAGKFEDEIQKLCPKYKKGYLKPSQLKHIYDFAYEYASDSGNVPSC from the coding sequence ATGAAAAGAATTGCAAGCATTATCTTTGCAGCACTTCTAGGAGCAAGCTTTATAAGCACAGCAGCATTTGCTAGTGCAGATAAAGGGCAAAAGATCTACCAAAAGAAACTCAAAAAGGTATGCGGGTTTAACGGTGCAAAATTTGCAGCGAAACATACCCAAGATGAGTGGGAAGAGATCAATGAGGCTGGAAAATTTGAAGATGAGATTCAAAAACTCTGCCCAAAATATAAAAAAGGGTATCTCAAACCTAGCCAACTCAAGCATATCTATGATTTTGCGTATGAATATGCAAGCGACAGTGGTAACGTACCTAGCTGTTAA
- a CDS encoding sensor histidine kinase, translating into MDTNLTSEKSSLIKFLALYIFLTLIILILASMMYYKFEKEVMLYSRLPKLQEYSKDVIRRIRAMHESLLEDNYYPRYSTFKSAIYDADHVKIFSLLENEHIDFQNFLYKNGSYIHFIKEPSLYYLGAKYVIIEVKDDEIWLHKVYKNIVLFGSLFLLFMGLVGYFLVKQFLKPMKNSFILLNNFIKDTTHELNTPVSTILTNIETIDKNELPPKINKKLNRIEIAARTISVIYKDLVYLLLKDKFPSTLEKIDINALLSQRIDYFKSMAESKKIKISFSQSPCFLEADKQKITRLIDNLLSNAIKYNKIGGTIKIKTFSRGFYIEDSGIGIPEEKIGEIFKRYKRLSSSEGGFGIGLHIVLSIANEFGLKIKVDSKVNQYTRITITW; encoded by the coding sequence ATGGATACAAATTTAACAAGTGAAAAGAGCAGTTTAATCAAATTTCTTGCACTCTATATTTTTCTCACACTTATCATTTTAATACTTGCTTCTATGATGTACTACAAATTTGAAAAAGAGGTAATGCTCTACTCTCGCTTGCCAAAACTCCAAGAATACTCTAAAGATGTAATTCGAAGAATCCGCGCTATGCATGAAAGCCTGTTAGAAGATAACTACTATCCACGCTACTCTACATTTAAATCTGCAATCTATGATGCAGACCATGTAAAGATCTTTTCTCTCTTAGAAAATGAGCATATCGATTTTCAAAATTTTCTCTATAAAAATGGCTCTTATATTCACTTTATCAAAGAGCCAAGCCTCTATTATCTAGGGGCAAAGTATGTGATTATAGAGGTGAAAGATGATGAAATATGGCTTCATAAAGTTTATAAAAACATCGTACTTTTTGGAAGTCTTTTCTTACTCTTTATGGGATTAGTGGGATATTTCCTCGTTAAGCAGTTTCTCAAACCTATGAAAAACTCATTTATACTTCTCAATAATTTCATCAAAGACACTACACATGAGCTCAACACTCCTGTAAGTACAATTTTGACAAACATAGAGACAATTGATAAAAATGAACTTCCACCAAAGATCAACAAAAAACTTAACCGCATTGAGATAGCAGCTCGCACAATTTCAGTCATATATAAAGATCTTGTCTATCTGCTTCTTAAAGATAAATTTCCATCTACTCTAGAAAAGATAGATATCAATGCTCTTTTATCTCAGCGCATTGACTATTTTAAATCCATGGCAGAATCTAAAAAGATAAAAATCTCTTTTTCACAATCTCCTTGCTTTTTAGAAGCAGATAAACAAAAAATTACGCGCCTCATTGACAATCTCCTCTCCAATGCCATCAAGTACAATAAAATCGGTGGCACAATAAAAATAAAAACATTTTCTCGAGGTTTTTATATCGAAGATAGTGGTATTGGCATTCCAGAAGAAAAAATAGGAGAGATCTTTAAAAGATATAAAAGACTAAGTTCTAGTGAAGGAGGCTTTGGCATAGGTCTGCATATTGTCTTATCTATTGCAAATGAATTTGGACTCAAAATCAAAGTCGATTCCAAAGTTAATCAATATACAAGGATTACAATTACATGGTAA
- a CDS encoding response regulator transcription factor has product MQKAKLLLLEDDLNLSETIAEYLEDEGFEVEQTFTSDEALEKVYEHNYDLLLLDVMVPGIDGFTLLKKLRQKSDAPAIFITSLDSVENLEKGYESGCDDYIRKPFALKELKLRIETLLKRSFDTKEEKIPIDEKSYFDIKSNQLFVNETPVNLNQKEIKLLKLFLKHPNEQISHEKIYETLWEYDETPSDMALRTYIKNLRKYLGKEKIESIKRYGYKFNK; this is encoded by the coding sequence TTGCAAAAAGCGAAACTTTTGCTGCTTGAAGACGATCTCAATCTGAGTGAAACTATTGCAGAATATTTAGAAGATGAAGGATTTGAGGTAGAACAGACGTTTACCTCTGATGAAGCTTTAGAAAAGGTATATGAGCATAACTACGATTTGCTCCTTTTAGATGTCATGGTACCTGGAATTGATGGCTTTACACTCTTAAAAAAGTTACGTCAAAAAAGTGATGCTCCTGCAATTTTTATTACATCTTTGGACAGCGTAGAAAATCTTGAAAAGGGGTATGAGAGTGGTTGTGATGATTATATTCGCAAACCCTTTGCTCTCAAAGAACTCAAACTCCGCATAGAAACACTGCTTAAACGCTCATTTGATACAAAAGAGGAGAAGATTCCAATAGATGAGAAGAGCTATTTTGATATTAAATCTAATCAACTCTTTGTCAATGAGACTCCAGTGAATCTCAATCAAAAAGAGATAAAACTTCTCAAACTCTTTCTTAAACATCCAAACGAACAGATTAGTCACGAAAAGATTTACGAGACTCTGTGGGAGTATGATGAAACTCCCAGCGATATGGCACTGCGTACATATATTAAAAATTTGCGCAAATATCTTGGAAAAGAAAAAATAGAGAGCATAAAACGGTATGGATACAAATTTAACAAGTGA